The following proteins are encoded in a genomic region of Brachypodium distachyon strain Bd21 chromosome 1, Brachypodium_distachyon_v3.0, whole genome shotgun sequence:
- the LOC112270843 gene encoding uncharacterized protein LOC112270843, which translates to MGISSAVSWWEEWQLRVLVLASQSVQLLLFISAPRRKSAISASFRLLIWLAYLGSDAFAIYALAALFNRHKKQEGSWANGESILEVVWAPVLLMHLGGQDCITAYNMEDNELWRRHVLTALSQVTVSIYVFCKSWPAGDAGDKKLLQAAIMLFTIGVIRCIEKPLALKSASINSLASSSDTSAKTYKDKNGSSGSSHTYSLKEYVDENTFSKLNILPKHKEKVLLRPTIFLIKHKEKLMLRPTIFLIRHKEKVMLRPTIFLITHKEKPMLRPTILIKHNEKLMLTPTIFLIKHKEIKIFVDLSSPYHDRLHLTESFLALDENKSYAWLQERLSHTFDLLYTKVNVIPCSPEDLIDYTRMVRGSSKIITIQLFWIFTSYFRIACSILPFAAIGLFHKSHREAYNDKDVKVTYILLCCTAVLEFLSYGRSLKRTFGSTLCGLVSQYNFVGFLARNEKYTMWMPILSCLKCKDYVDQHWCMQASNSSSEITIMVLGHVKRWWKDQHIRNAADYMRFNNHRGQWTIQQKGGRNKVLESSIKRSFDESVLVWHIATDLCFYGKGAFAASRTRSMPVSVGAPENLCEREEATPGLSISATGWCREMSNYMMYLLFAKPDMLMACTRRNLFLAAYDQLKEILEDQEMQQQPVAERAIAQKIITKVKESPGGGSFVHEAWDLAEALLAIPNEKEMWEVIQGVWVEMLCFSASRCRGYLHAKSLGTGGELLTFVWLLWSHMGMETLAERMQGTDVELLGSRVASTGISLVQGDPGEFIDGMLDIGEAG; encoded by the exons ATGGGTATCTCGAGCGCTGTGAGTTGGTGGGAGGAGTGGCAGCTGCGCGTTCTCGTCCTCGCCAGCCAATCTGTTCAGTTGctcctcttcatctccgcACCCCGGCGTAAGTCTGCCATCTCCGCTTCCTTCCGACTTTTGATATGGCTGGCATACCTAGGCAGCGATGCTTTTGCGATATATGCTCTCGCCGCCCTCTTCAATCGCCACAAGAAGCAGGAGGGGAGCTGGGCAAATGGCGAAAGCATCTTGGAGGTAGTATGGGCGCCTGTCCTCCTGATGCACCTGGGAGGGCAGGACTGCATAACTGCCTACAACATGGAAGACAACGAGCTGTGGAGACGGCACGTTCTCACCGCCTTGTCGCAGGTCACAGTGTCCATCTACGTGTTCTGCAAATCATGGCCAGCCGGAGACGCCGGCGACAAGAAGTTGTTGCAGGCAGCCATCATGCTCTTCACCATCGGGGTCATCAGATGCATAGAGAAGCCACTAGCTCTCAAGAGCGCTAGCATTAATAGCCTGGCCAGCTCTTCAGATACTAGTGCGAAGACATACAAGGACAAGAATggaagcagcggcagcagccatACCTATTCGCTTAAAGAATACGTGGACGAA AATACCTTCTCCAAGCTGAACATCCTACCAAAGCACAAGGAGAAGGTGCTGTTGAGGCCAACCATCTTCCTGATCAAGCACAAGGAGAAGCTGATGTTGAGGCCAACCATCTTCCTGATCAGGCATAAGGAGAAGGTGATGTTGAGGCCAACCATCTTCCTGATCACGCACAAGGAGAAGCCGATGTTGAGGCCAACCATCCTGATCAAGCACAACGAGAAGCTGATGTTGACGCCAACCATCTTCCTGATCAAGCACAAGGAGATCAAG ATTTTTGTGGACCTTTCATCTCCGTATCATGACCGGCTTCATCTCACTGAATCCTTTTTGGCGCTAGATGAAAACAAATCATATGCTTGGTTGCAAGAAAGGCTATCCCACACGTTTGATCTTCTGTACACCAAAGTAAATGTGATTCCCTGCAGCCCAGAAGATCTTATAGATTATACTAGAATGGTCAGAGGCAGCTCAAAGATTATTACCATCCAGTTGTTTTGGATTTTTACTTCATACTTCCGGATCGCATGTTCTATCCTGCCATTCGCAGCCATCGGTCTGTTCCACAAGAGTCACCGAGAAGCTTATAATGATAAGGACGTTAAGGTTACATATATATTGTTATGTTGTACTGCTGTGCTGGAGTTCTTATCATATGGGAGAAGTCTTAAGAGAACCTTTGGTTCCACGTTGTGTGGCCTGGTTTCCCAATATAACTTTGTGGGATTCTTGGCCCGTAACGAGAAGTACACCATGTGGATGCCCATCCTGAGTTGCCTCAAATGCAAGGACTATGTTGACCAACATTGGTGCATGCAGGCCAGCAATTCATCCTCCGAAATTACAATTATGGTTCTAGGACATGTGAAGCGTTGGTGGAAGGACCAACACATACGTAATGCTGCAGACTACATGAGGTTCAACAATCATAGGGGCCAATGGACTATTCAGCAAAAGGGGGGACGCAACAAAGTCCTAGAATCAAGCATCAAGAGATCATTTGACGAGAGTGTCCTTGTCTGGCACATTGCAACGGACTTGTGCTTTTATGGCAAGGGAGCATTTGCTGCTTCACGTACAAGATCTATGCCTGTAAGTGTTGGTGCCCCTGAAAATCTCTGTGAAAGGGAGGAGGCGACCCCCGGCCTCTCCATAAGTGCCACGGGATGGTGTAGGGAAATGTCCAATTACATGATGTACCTGCTGTTTGCAAAACCAGATATGCTAATGGCCTGCACAAGGAGGAACCTGTTCTTAGCGGCCTACGACCAGCTCAAGGAGATCCTCGAGGACCAAGAGATGCAGCAACAACCTGTGGCGGAAAGAGCAATTGCACAGAAAATAATCACCAAGGTCAAGGAGTCACCAGGAGGGGGGTCTTTCGTCCATGAGGCCTGGGATCTCGCTGAAGCATTGTTGGCTATACCCAACGAGAAGGAGATGTGGGAGGTGATCCAAGGCGTGTGGGTGGAGATGCTCTGCTTCTCTGCCAGCAGGTGCCGAGGGTACCTGCACGCCAAGAGCCTGGGTACCGGCGGGGAGTTGCTAACCTTCGTGTGGCTCTTGTGGTCGCACATGGGGATGGAAACCTTGGCGGAGAGGATGCAGGGGACGGACGTGGAGTTGCTGGGGAGTCGAGTCGCCAGCACCGGGATTTCCCTTGTACAAGGCGACCCAGGCGAG TTCATCGATGGCATGCTTGACATCGGAGAAGCCGGTTAA